TCACCACGTACGGCTTCGCCACCTGGGCCACGGCCCAGCGTGACGACGTCGGCAGCCTGGTGTTCGGCTGGGAAAGCCATATGCCGTTCATGGCCTGGACCATCGTGCCGTACTGGTCGATCGACCTGCTGTACGGCTTGTCCCTGTTGCTGCCCAACAGCCGCGACGAACTCAAGCGCCACGCCTTGCGCCTGCTCACGGCCCAGGTGATCGCGGTCAGTTGCTTCCTGCTCTGGCCGCTGACGTTCACCTTCCCCCGGCCGGAAATGGACGGTGTGTTTGGCTGGTTATTCGAGGTGCTGGCGGGCTTCGACAAGCCGTTCAACCAGGCACCGTCGCTGCACATCGCGCTGCTGGTGGTGCTCTGGGTTTGTTATGAGCGCCACCTGCAAGGCGTCTGGCGTTGGTTGATGCACGGCTGGTTCGCGTTGATTGGCGTGTCGGTGCTGACCACGTATCAACATCATTTTGTCGACGTGCCGACTGGCGCGCTGGCCGGGTGGTTGTGTGTCTGGTTGTGGCCGCTGGACCGACCGAGTCCGCTGTTCAGTGCGCGCCTGACGACAGATCCTGCCCGCCGGCGCTTGGCCTTGCGTTATGGCTTGGGCGCGGCGGCGATGTTCATCCCGGCGTTTGCCTTCGGTGGCACATGGCTCTGGCTGATCTGGCCAGCAGTGGCGGTGCTGATGGTGGCGCTGAATTATCTGCTGTTCGGCGCGAGTGGGTTCCAGAAGCGCGAAGACGGTCGGCTGAGCCCGGCGGTGCGCTGGATTCTGGCTCCTTATCTGGCGGCTGCATGGATCAATTCCCGCCTGTGGACGCGCAAACACCCGCAACCGGATCAGATCATGGATGACGTCTGGCTCGGGCGGATTCCTACGTCGGCTGCGCTGAAGGGCAGTCCGTTCAGCGGGGTGCTCGACCTGTGCGCCGAGTTGTCCATGGATAGCACGGCCATCGCCTACCGCTCCGTGCCAGTACTCGACCTGACCGCACCGACCGCCGAGCAATGCCTGGAGGCCGCACAGAAAATCGAGCAACTGCGCCAGCACGGGCCGGTGCTGGTCTGCTGTGCCTTGGGTTATTCGCGCAGCGCCACGGCCGTGGCGGCGTGGTTGCTTCACAGCGGCCGGGCGGCGAGTGTCGATGCCGCAATCGTGCAGATCCAGCGCGCTCGACCGCGCATCGTCTTGCACGCCGAGCACCGTCGGGCACTGGAACAGTTATCCACAACGCAGGGGAATGCTCATGATCAGTGATATGGAGCTCCACACCGTGGCGAGCCTGTTGCGCCGCGGTCATTCGTTGGATCAACTGTCCACGGGGCTGACGTTGCTGGCGGCGCTGCTGGGGTTGGGGCAATGGCTGGTGGGCGTGATCGATCCGTGGTTGCTGCTGTTGAGTGCTGCGCTTGTGGTTATCGGGGTGCTGGAAAAATACTGGGCGCTGCGCGTGGCATTTGACGCGGATCTGTTCCAGCGCATGGCGGACAGCACCCACTCCCTGGCCGAACGCACCTATGAACTGGATCAAGCCCTGACCGCGTTGGGCCTGCAACCCGCCGAACGCGCCGGGCGCCTGTGGACCGAAAGGCGGCACGGCGCGTTATTGCTGCTGCGGCGGCAGTCGCGGTTGCTGGCGATACAAGTTGTCCTGGTGCTGGGCTTCATCCTGGCCAGTCCCTGGCTAGCGTCAGGTATCTAGATCGTTGTAGTTGTTGTGGCGAGGGGATTCATCCCCTCGCCACAAAAGAGTGCTCGCCACAGTGATACTTATGTTTCTCAGGACAAGGAATCCTCATGTTCGAACCCGTGGTCGCCAACCTCATCACGTCCGCCGCGCGGATGGTCACCGGCGCTCGCAGCCTGTGGCTCGGCTGCGCGCCCAAGCCCGTGCAGCGGATCTATTTCGCCAACCACAGCAGCCACGGTGATTTCGTGTTGCTCTGGGCCTCGCTGCCGCCGGCGCTGCGCAAGCTCACCCGCCCGGTCGCCGGGGCTGATTACTGGCAAACCAGCCCGATGCGCCGCTACATCATCAACCGGGTGTTCAACGGCGTATTGGTGGACCGCGAGCGCAAGGATCCTTCCTACAGCCCCTTGCAGCCAATGCTCGACGCGCTGGAAAACGGCGACTCGCTGATCATCTTCCCCGAAGGCACGCGCAACCCGGATGAAGGCCTGCTGCCGTTCAAGAGCGGGATCTACCACTTGATGAAAAGCCACCCCGAAGTGGAGGTGATCCCGGTGTGGATCGCCAACCTCAACCGCGTTATGCCCAAGGGCCGCGTGTTGCCGTTGCCGCTGCTGTGCACGACCAGTTTCGGCGCACCGCTGTGCATCGAAGAAGGCGAAAGCAAAGAGCAATTTCTAGAACGCAGCCGCGCCGCGCTGCTGGCACTGGCCCCGGAGCACGTTTGACATGGATCGATATACCCTGATGTTGTTTGGCGGGATCGGCGCGATTCTGGTGCTGGCCTCGTTGGTCGGTTTCATCCTCAAGCTACGGACCAAAGGCGCGCCGAACTCGGTCATCGAGAACCTCAACGCGCGGATCAACGCCTGGTGGATCATGGTGCTGGTGATCGGCATCGCGTTCTGGCTCGGCAACGCGGCAGTGATCCTGTTGTTCTACGCGGTGTCGTTCTACGCGCTGCGGGAATTCCTCACCCTCACCCCAACCCGGCGCAGTGACTACCCGGCCCTGGTGGCGGCGTTCTACCTGGCGCTGCCGCTGCAATACCTATTGATCTACTACGACTGGTACGGGCTGTTCTCGATCTTCATTCCGGTGTACGTGTTCCTGCTGCTGCCGATCCTCGCGTCTCTGGGCGGCGACAGCACGCACTTCCTGGAACGCGCTTCGAAAGTGCAATGGGGCTTGATGATCGCGGTGTTCTGCATTTCCTTTGTGCCGGCGCTGCTGACCCTGGACATCGCCGGTTTTGAAGGACGCAACTTGTTGCTGATCGCCTACCTGGTGATCGTGGTGCAGCTCTCGGATGTGTTGCAGTACGTCTGCGGCAAGCTGTTCGGCAAACGCAAGATCGCGCCCAACCTGTCACCTTCGAAAACCGTGGAAGGTTTTGCCGGTGGTATTTTCCTGGCCTCGCTGATCGGCGGTGCGCTGTGGTGGAT
This genomic interval from Pseudomonas alvandae contains the following:
- a CDS encoding phosphatase PAP2/dual specificity phosphatase family protein, with amino-acid sequence MSAVIAPVREPALLKPAVLWLLLLAPLFFTTYGFATWATAQRDDVGSLVFGWESHMPFMAWTIVPYWSIDLLYGLSLLLPNSRDELKRHALRLLTAQVIAVSCFLLWPLTFTFPRPEMDGVFGWLFEVLAGFDKPFNQAPSLHIALLVVLWVCYERHLQGVWRWLMHGWFALIGVSVLTTYQHHFVDVPTGALAGWLCVWLWPLDRPSPLFSARLTTDPARRRLALRYGLGAAAMFIPAFAFGGTWLWLIWPAVAVLMVALNYLLFGASGFQKREDGRLSPAVRWILAPYLAAAWINSRLWTRKHPQPDQIMDDVWLGRIPTSAALKGSPFSGVLDLCAELSMDSTAIAYRSVPVLDLTAPTAEQCLEAAQKIEQLRQHGPVLVCCALGYSRSATAVAAWLLHSGRAASVDAAIVQIQRARPRIVLHAEHRRALEQLSTTQGNAHDQ
- a CDS encoding lysophospholipid acyltransferase family protein, whose translation is MFEPVVANLITSAARMVTGARSLWLGCAPKPVQRIYFANHSSHGDFVLLWASLPPALRKLTRPVAGADYWQTSPMRRYIINRVFNGVLVDRERKDPSYSPLQPMLDALENGDSLIIFPEGTRNPDEGLLPFKSGIYHLMKSHPEVEVIPVWIANLNRVMPKGRVLPLPLLCTTSFGAPLCIEEGESKEQFLERSRAALLALAPEHV
- a CDS encoding phosphatidate cytidylyltransferase, whose amino-acid sequence is MDRYTLMLFGGIGAILVLASLVGFILKLRTKGAPNSVIENLNARINAWWIMVLVIGIAFWLGNAAVILLFYAVSFYALREFLTLTPTRRSDYPALVAAFYLALPLQYLLIYYDWYGLFSIFIPVYVFLLLPILASLGGDSTHFLERASKVQWGLMIAVFCISFVPALLTLDIAGFEGRNLLLIAYLVIVVQLSDVLQYVCGKLFGKRKIAPNLSPSKTVEGFAGGIFLASLIGGALWWITPFNPWQSFLIALLINLLGFAGGIVMSAIKRDRGVKDWGHMIEGHGGMLDRLDSVCFAAPIFFHLVRYWWT